In Bacteriovorax stolpii, a single genomic region encodes these proteins:
- the hutU gene encoding urocanate hydratase, which produces MSTHNIPLPPTGSTLTTKGWHQEAALRCLLNNLHPEVAEDRENLIVYGGNGQAARNHQALQDIIHALKNLENNETLMIQSGKPVAILPSHEHGPRVLIANSNLVPHWATWEHFNKLKDEGLMMYGQMTAGSWIYIGTQGILQGTYETFMAAAEKHYGEGSDLTGKLVLTAGIGGMGGAQPLAVKMANGVCLACDVEEWRIEKRLKTRYLDVLCKSFDEAIDLALKSVKEKKAISIGVVGNAADFFKYVYDKGIRPDLVTDQTSAHDPLNGYVPHKMTVAEALALRTSNPAKYVELSKLTMGEHVKAMLAFQKAGSHVFDYGNNLREGAKQVGVTNAYDFPGFVPAYIRPLFCKGSGPFRWVALSGDPEDIRVTDEAMKKLFPENKKLHNWLDKAQEMVAFQGLPARICWLNYGEREKAGLMFNQLVREGKVKAPIVIGRDHLDTGSVTSPNRETEGMMDGTDAVSDWSLLNLMINTMNGASWTSFHHGGGVGIGYSQHSGMVICADGSKDMDERLKRVLNSDPGMGVARHADAGYEIARETARKSSLKLPSLKINS; this is translated from the coding sequence ATGAGTACACATAATATTCCATTACCTCCAACAGGATCAACTCTTACAACTAAGGGATGGCACCAGGAAGCGGCACTAAGATGCCTTCTTAACAACCTTCACCCTGAAGTTGCTGAAGACAGAGAAAACCTCATTGTTTACGGTGGAAACGGACAAGCAGCAAGAAATCATCAAGCACTTCAAGACATCATCCACGCGCTAAAAAATTTAGAAAACAATGAAACACTTATGATCCAATCTGGGAAACCGGTCGCGATTTTACCTTCTCACGAACACGGGCCAAGAGTTCTCATTGCCAACTCTAACCTTGTTCCTCACTGGGCAACGTGGGAGCACTTCAACAAACTTAAAGACGAAGGTCTAATGATGTACGGTCAAATGACTGCTGGATCGTGGATCTACATCGGAACTCAAGGGATTCTTCAAGGAACGTATGAAACTTTCATGGCCGCAGCTGAAAAGCACTACGGTGAAGGTTCAGACTTAACTGGAAAACTTGTTTTAACTGCTGGTATTGGTGGTATGGGTGGAGCTCAACCTCTTGCTGTAAAAATGGCAAACGGTGTGTGTTTAGCTTGTGACGTTGAAGAGTGGAGAATTGAGAAGAGATTAAAGACAAGATACCTAGATGTACTTTGTAAGTCTTTTGATGAAGCCATCGATCTTGCTTTAAAATCTGTAAAAGAGAAAAAGGCCATCTCTATTGGTGTTGTTGGAAACGCTGCTGATTTCTTCAAATATGTTTACGATAAAGGAATCAGGCCAGATCTAGTGACAGACCAAACATCTGCTCACGATCCACTAAACGGATACGTTCCTCATAAAATGACTGTCGCTGAAGCACTTGCTTTAAGAACAAGCAATCCTGCTAAATACGTTGAGCTTTCAAAACTTACAATGGGTGAACACGTAAAAGCGATGCTTGCTTTCCAAAAAGCAGGATCACACGTTTTTGACTACGGAAACAACCTACGTGAAGGTGCAAAACAAGTGGGCGTAACAAACGCCTACGACTTCCCAGGATTCGTTCCTGCTTATATCAGACCACTTTTCTGCAAAGGATCTGGGCCATTTAGATGGGTAGCTCTATCAGGGGACCCGGAAGATATCCGTGTAACAGATGAAGCAATGAAAAAACTTTTCCCTGAAAATAAAAAACTTCACAACTGGTTAGATAAAGCTCAAGAAATGGTCGCTTTCCAAGGTCTTCCGGCGCGTATCTGTTGGTTAAACTACGGTGAGCGTGAGAAAGCAGGACTAATGTTCAACCAACTTGTTCGCGAAGGAAAAGTAAAAGCGCCAATCGTTATTGGTCGCGATCATTTAGATACAGGTTCAGTAACAAGTCCTAACAGAGAAACTGAAGGCATGATGGATGGAACAGATGCAGTTTCTGACTGGTCTCTTCTAAACCTTATGATCAACACAATGAACGGAGCTTCATGGACTTCATTCCACCACGGTGGTGGTGTTGGTATTGGATACTCTCAACACTCTGGGATGGTAATCTGTGCTGATGGTTCAAAAGATATGGATGAGAGACTTAAGCGCGTTTTAAACTCTGACCCAGGAATGGGAGTTGCTCGCCACGCGGACGCTGGTTATGAAATCGCTCGCGAAACAGCAAGAAAGAGTTCGCTAAAGCTTCCGTCACTAAAAATTAACTCTTAA